Proteins co-encoded in one Pseudomonas beijingensis genomic window:
- a CDS encoding lysophospholipid acyltransferase, with product MDKLKGALLVGALRLFALLPWRAVQAVGSAIGWLMWKFPNRSRDVVRINLAKCFPEMDPAERERLVGQSLKDIGKSLTESACAWIWPAQRSIELVREVEGLEVLKEALASGKGVVGITSHLGNWEVLNHFYCSQCKPIIFYRPPKLKAVDELLQKQRVQLGNKVAASTKEGILSVIKEVRKGGQVGIPADPEPAESAGIFVPFFATQALTSKFVPNMLAGGKAVGVFLHALRLPDGSGYKVILEAAPDAMYSTDTETSCAAMSQVVERYVRAYPSQYMWSMKRFKKRPPGEARWY from the coding sequence GTGGATAAGTTGAAAGGCGCCTTGCTGGTCGGCGCTCTGCGGTTGTTTGCGCTGCTGCCCTGGCGCGCAGTGCAGGCGGTGGGCTCGGCCATTGGCTGGCTCATGTGGAAATTTCCCAACCGTTCCCGCGACGTGGTGCGGATCAACCTCGCCAAATGCTTTCCCGAGATGGACCCGGCCGAGCGCGAACGTCTGGTGGGTCAGAGCCTCAAGGACATCGGCAAATCCCTGACCGAAAGCGCCTGTGCCTGGATCTGGCCGGCCCAGCGCTCCATCGAGCTGGTACGCGAAGTCGAAGGCCTGGAGGTGCTGAAAGAAGCCCTGGCCTCCGGCAAAGGCGTGGTCGGCATCACCAGCCACCTGGGCAACTGGGAAGTGCTCAACCACTTCTATTGCAGCCAGTGCAAACCGATCATTTTCTACCGCCCGCCCAAGCTCAAGGCGGTGGATGAATTGTTGCAAAAGCAACGCGTGCAACTGGGCAACAAAGTCGCGGCCTCCACCAAGGAAGGCATCCTCAGCGTCATCAAGGAAGTGCGCAAAGGTGGCCAGGTGGGCATCCCCGCCGACCCGGAACCGGCCGAATCCGCCGGCATCTTCGTGCCCTTCTTCGCCACCCAGGCCCTGACCAGCAAGTTCGTGCCGAACATGCTCGCTGGCGGCAAAGCGGTCGGCGTATTCCTCCACGCCCTGCGCCTGCCGGACGGCTCCGGCTACAAAGTCATCCTCGAAGCCGCCCCGGACGCGATGTACAGCACTGACACCGAAACCTCATGCGCGGCCATGAGCCAAGTGGTGGAGCGCTACGTGCGGGCCTACCCGAGCCAGTACATGTGGAGCATGAAACGCTTCAAGAAACGCCCGCCGGGCGAGGCGCGGTGGTACTGA
- a CDS encoding SDR family NAD(P)-dependent oxidoreductase, with the protein MKIDFTGRHVLVTGSTSGIGFATAKGFLEAGAHVVINGRSESSVEDALQRLGELASRATGFVGDLSNAPGCQALVAKHPSFDIVINNLGIFKQEDFFETPDSEWQRFFETNVMSGVRVSRAYAQGMVERGWGRIVFVSSESGVNIPADMIHYGFTKTAQLSIARGLAKRLAGTGVTVNSVLPGPTLSEGVAQMLQADVERSGESLEKVAADFVNEHRSTSIIQRAARVEEVANMIIYASSEQASATTGAALRVDGGVVDSIV; encoded by the coding sequence ATGAAAATCGACTTCACCGGACGTCACGTCCTGGTCACCGGATCCACCAGCGGTATCGGTTTTGCGACCGCCAAAGGCTTCCTGGAAGCCGGCGCCCACGTGGTCATCAATGGTCGCAGCGAGAGCAGCGTGGAAGACGCGCTGCAGCGCTTGGGCGAGCTTGCCTCAAGGGCGACTGGCTTTGTGGGCGATCTCAGCAACGCGCCTGGCTGTCAGGCACTTGTCGCCAAGCACCCAAGCTTCGATATCGTCATCAACAACCTGGGCATTTTTAAACAGGAAGACTTTTTCGAAACGCCGGACAGCGAATGGCAGCGCTTCTTCGAAACCAACGTAATGTCCGGCGTGCGTGTTTCCAGGGCCTACGCCCAGGGTATGGTCGAGCGTGGTTGGGGGCGGATTGTGTTTGTTTCGTCGGAATCGGGCGTGAACATTCCCGCCGACATGATCCACTACGGCTTCACCAAAACCGCCCAACTTTCCATCGCTCGCGGCCTGGCCAAGCGCCTCGCCGGCACGGGCGTGACGGTGAACTCGGTGTTGCCTGGGCCGACCCTTTCCGAAGGTGTTGCCCAGATGCTCCAGGCAGACGTCGAGCGCAGCGGGGAAAGCCTGGAAAAAGTCGCGGCGGATTTCGTCAACGAGCACCGCAGCACATCGATTATCCAGCGTGCGGCACGGGTCGAGGAAGTCGCCAACATGATCATCTATGCCAGCTCGGAACAGGCCTCGGCCACCACCGGTGCGGCGCTGCGCGTGGATGGTGGTGTGGTGGATAGCATCGTTTAG
- a CDS encoding N-acetyltransferase: MKRPRISDFKHQMFRSTAMQLAKEFLVDDPRALAEKGIDVERIRYEPIAQEALEQCYLWGSEAQLYPWEDIPGWKNRDGKAFDLSLWYDRELCGLCFATPKSSTLSIKVVLLEGKPDVTHPLKGEVAGLVLIAISRYARMLKLSEIEIFEPDPGAVQWYQYLGFDFDDQRRLVIAVNEA; encoded by the coding sequence ATGAAACGGCCACGCATTAGCGATTTTAAACATCAGATGTTCCGCTCGACCGCAATGCAGCTCGCTAAAGAGTTTTTGGTGGACGATCCTAGGGCACTAGCGGAGAAGGGTATTGATGTTGAGCGGATAAGGTACGAGCCGATAGCTCAAGAGGCGCTGGAACAATGCTATCTATGGGGCTCAGAGGCCCAACTTTATCCATGGGAGGATATACCTGGGTGGAAGAATCGCGACGGGAAAGCGTTTGACCTTTCTCTGTGGTATGACCGAGAGTTATGTGGACTTTGCTTTGCCACTCCAAAATCAAGCACCTTGTCCATCAAGGTAGTCCTCCTGGAGGGCAAGCCTGACGTCACTCATCCTCTAAAGGGTGAAGTTGCCGGTTTAGTATTGATCGCGATCAGCCGATACGCGCGAATGCTGAAGCTTAGCGAGATTGAGATTTTTGAGCCTGACCCTGGGGCCGTCCAGTGGTACCAGTATCTGGGCTTCGATTTCGACGACCAGCGGCGCCTTGTTATAGCGGTGAACGAGGCATAA
- a CDS encoding phage infection protein encodes MNTFSKTLVGSLLALSLGNAFATSFVQPTFAEGGSDRLIESRVAEGGSDRLIENRVAEGGSDRLIEKRVAEGGSDRLIEKRVAEGGSDRLIEKRVAEGGSDRLIEKRVAEGGSDRLIEKRVAEGGSDRLIEKRVAEGGSDRLIENRVAEGGSDRLIENRVAEGGSDRLIEKRVAEGGSDRLIENRVAEGGSDRLIENRVAEGGSDRLIENRVG; translated from the coding sequence ATGAACACTTTCAGCAAAACTCTCGTTGGCTCGCTTCTGGCTCTGTCGCTCGGCAATGCGTTCGCGACTTCTTTTGTTCAACCTACGTTCGCTGAGGGTGGTTCGGATCGCCTGATCGAAAGCCGCGTAGCCGAAGGCGGCTCGGATCGACTCATCGAAAACCGCGTAGCCGAAGGTGGCTCGGATCGACTCATCGAAAAACGTGTCGCCGAAGGTGGCTCGGATCGACTCATCGAAAAACGTGTCGCCGAAGGCGGCTCGGATCGACTCATCGAAAAACGTGTCGCCGAAGGCGGCTCGGATCGACTCATCGAAAAACGTGTCGCCGAAGGCGGCTCGGATCGACTCATCGAAAAACGTGTCGCCGAAGGTGGCTCGGATCGACTGATCGAAAAACGTGTCGCCGAAGGCGGCTCGGATCGACTGATCGAAAACCGCGTAGCCGAAGGCGGCTCGGATCGACTGATCGAAAACCGCGTAGCCGAAGGCGGCTCGGATCGACTCATCGAAAAACGTGTAGCTGAAGGTGGCTCGGACCGACTGATCGAAAACCGCGTAGCCGAAGGTGGCTCGGACCGACTGATCGAAAACCGCGTAGCCGAAGGTGGCTCGGATCGCTTGATCGAAAACCGGGTAGGCTGA
- a CDS encoding organic hydroperoxide resistance protein, with translation MNVLYTAVATSTGGRDGRAVSSDKILDVKLATPKALGGAGGEATNPEQLFAAGYSACFIGALKFVASQSKRSIPADASITAHVGIGQIPGGFGLDIDLHISLPGLDQADAQALVDAAHQVCPYSNATRGNVDVRLHVTV, from the coding sequence ATGAACGTTCTCTATACCGCAGTCGCAACCTCTACCGGTGGCCGTGATGGCCGTGCTGTTTCCAGCGACAAGATTCTCGACGTGAAACTGGCCACTCCAAAAGCCTTGGGCGGCGCCGGTGGTGAAGCCACCAACCCTGAGCAGTTGTTCGCCGCCGGCTACTCGGCTTGCTTCATCGGCGCATTGAAGTTTGTCGCCAGCCAAAGCAAACGCAGCATTCCTGCTGACGCTTCGATCACGGCACACGTTGGCATCGGCCAGATCCCTGGCGGTTTCGGTCTGGACATCGACCTGCACATCAGCCTGCCAGGTCTGGATCAAGCCGATGCTCAAGCGCTGGTCGACGCGGCTCACCAGGTTTGCCCGTACTCCAACGCGACACGCGGCAACGTCGACGTCCGTTTGCACGTCACCGTCTAA
- the glyQ gene encoding glycine--tRNA ligase subunit alpha, whose amino-acid sequence MSQPTPAVRTFQDLILALQQYWAEQGCVVLQPYDMEVGAGTFHTATFLRAIGPETWNAAYVQPSRRPTDGRYGENPNRLQHYYQFQVVLKPNPENFQELYLGSLKHVGLDPLVHDIRFVEDNWESPTLGAWGLGWEVWLNGMEVTQFTYFQQAGGIECYPVTGEITYGLERLAMYLQGVDSVYDLVWADGPFGKVTYGDVFHQNEVEQSTYNFEHANVEKLFELFDFYESEAKRLIELDQPLPLPSYEMVLKASHTFNLLDARRAISVTARQQYILRVRTLARSVAQAYLLARAKLGFPMATPDLRDEVLAKLEAAQ is encoded by the coding sequence GTGAGCCAGCCTACGCCAGCCGTGCGTACCTTCCAAGACTTGATCCTCGCCCTCCAGCAATACTGGGCCGAGCAAGGTTGCGTGGTACTTCAGCCCTACGATATGGAAGTAGGCGCCGGCACTTTCCACACTGCCACGTTTCTGCGTGCCATCGGCCCGGAAACCTGGAACGCCGCTTATGTGCAGCCCAGCCGCCGCCCGACTGACGGCCGCTACGGCGAAAACCCGAACCGCCTGCAGCACTACTACCAGTTCCAGGTGGTGCTGAAGCCGAACCCGGAAAACTTCCAGGAACTGTACCTGGGCTCCCTCAAGCATGTGGGCCTCGACCCGCTGGTGCACGACATTCGTTTCGTCGAAGACAACTGGGAATCGCCAACCCTGGGCGCCTGGGGCCTGGGCTGGGAAGTCTGGCTCAACGGCATGGAAGTGACCCAGTTCACCTACTTCCAACAGGCGGGCGGCATCGAGTGCTACCCGGTCACCGGCGAGATCACCTATGGCCTGGAACGCCTGGCCATGTACCTGCAGGGCGTGGATTCGGTCTACGACCTGGTGTGGGCCGACGGCCCATTCGGCAAAGTGACCTATGGCGACGTGTTCCACCAGAACGAAGTGGAGCAGTCGACCTACAACTTCGAACACGCCAACGTCGAGAAGCTGTTCGAACTGTTCGACTTCTATGAAAGCGAAGCCAAGCGCCTGATCGAGCTCGACCAGCCGCTGCCGTTGCCGAGCTATGAAATGGTGTTGAAGGCGTCCCATACCTTCAACCTGCTGGACGCACGCCGGGCGATTTCCGTGACTGCGCGCCAGCAATACATCCTGCGTGTACGCACCCTGGCGCGCTCCGTTGCGCAAGCCTACCTGCTGGCCCGTGCCAAGCTGGGCTTCCCGATGGCGACCCCGGACCTGCGTGATGAAGTGTTGGCTAAGCTGGAGGCTGCACAATGA
- a CDS encoding DUF6124 family protein, with protein MFKPTPNPPEADQAPPRTKSKAKKHDEATKRVLDHYLLPKPEKSEDTSQPGQLFTVAKNADNESLLANLSETLAAADAMVSNLAFDLEGQRRHILLGIQQLIELSSLLANRVLDNVDPR; from the coding sequence ATGTTCAAACCTACACCGAATCCGCCAGAGGCGGACCAAGCTCCCCCGCGCACCAAATCCAAGGCCAAAAAGCACGACGAAGCCACCAAACGCGTCCTGGATCACTACCTGCTCCCAAAACCGGAAAAGTCCGAAGATACGTCCCAACCGGGCCAGCTCTTCACCGTCGCAAAAAACGCCGACAACGAATCCCTCCTCGCCAACCTCAGCGAAACCCTGGCGGCAGCCGACGCGATGGTCAGCAACCTGGCCTTCGATCTGGAAGGTCAGCGCCGCCACATCCTTCTCGGCATCCAGCAATTGATTGAGCTGAGTTCATTGCTGGCTAACCGGGTGTTGGATAACGTTGATCCGCGATAG
- a CDS encoding VOC family protein: protein MGIRAKDRQIDNIELNVNDIARSKAFYGSVFGWNFVDYGPIYAEFSDGRLTGGFTTGEPVRPGGPLIILYADDLEGTQLRLEAAGATISRAVFAFPGGRRFHFIDPDGYELAVWSAS from the coding sequence ATGGGCATTCGCGCAAAAGACCGTCAGATCGATAACATCGAGCTCAATGTCAACGATATCGCCCGAAGCAAAGCCTTCTATGGAAGCGTATTCGGCTGGAACTTCGTCGATTACGGCCCGATCTACGCCGAATTCAGTGACGGCCGACTGACCGGTGGCTTCACGACCGGTGAACCCGTGCGCCCGGGTGGCCCGTTGATCATCCTGTACGCGGATGACCTTGAAGGCACCCAGCTCAGGCTCGAAGCCGCAGGGGCGACCATCAGCCGTGCTGTGTTCGCTTTCCCGGGTGGCCGGCGTTTCCACTTTATCGATCCGGATGGCTATGAACTGGCAGTGTGGTCGGCTTCCTGA
- a CDS encoding NAD(P)/FAD-dependent oxidoreductase, which produces MDNGPGKRVIVIGAGIVGASLAYHLAAKGANVTVVEAGGIASGVTGSSFAWINTSHADPDPIAPLRGAAIQEYRRLEAQLPGLKIQWTGALSYGASSTALANRIPQSQILELEPNLKNPPQFASYVAEEGALDAVAATHALIAGAQVNGANVFTQTPVLGFKTQGSTVLGVETAAGAIEADVVVLAAGTGTTKLTDLLEVSLPIEASPAIFIRYTSQPNLVHTLISSPEMEVRQTPEGTLLAAEDYLDGALENQPAAIAMRTANAIKNELHGVVSLDLQSALVGFRPMPADGIPIIGYLPQVGGVYVCVMHPGVTLAAIVGRLACEEIIGDKPSPALNPCRPDRFFQAQ; this is translated from the coding sequence ATGGATAACGGTCCAGGCAAACGCGTCATCGTCATTGGCGCGGGTATCGTAGGCGCATCCCTGGCCTACCACCTGGCGGCCAAAGGCGCGAATGTCACCGTGGTCGAGGCCGGAGGCATCGCGTCAGGCGTGACCGGCAGCTCATTCGCCTGGATCAATACCTCACACGCCGACCCCGACCCCATTGCGCCATTACGTGGTGCTGCCATTCAGGAATACCGCCGACTCGAAGCACAACTGCCCGGCCTGAAGATTCAATGGACTGGCGCCCTATCTTACGGCGCGAGTTCAACCGCTTTGGCAAACCGGATACCCCAATCGCAGATTCTCGAGCTTGAGCCAAACCTCAAGAACCCGCCTCAATTCGCTTCGTATGTGGCAGAAGAAGGCGCGTTGGACGCCGTAGCAGCAACCCATGCGTTGATCGCTGGCGCCCAGGTGAATGGCGCGAACGTTTTCACCCAAACGCCAGTGCTCGGCTTTAAAACCCAGGGTTCCACCGTGCTGGGCGTTGAAACCGCCGCGGGCGCCATCGAAGCCGATGTCGTCGTATTGGCAGCCGGCACAGGCACCACGAAGCTGACTGACCTGCTTGAAGTCTCCCTGCCCATAGAGGCTTCCCCGGCGATTTTCATTCGTTACACGTCGCAACCCAACCTGGTACACACCCTCATCTCCAGCCCTGAAATGGAAGTGCGGCAAACCCCGGAGGGTACGCTGCTAGCGGCCGAAGACTATCTGGACGGCGCCCTGGAAAACCAACCAGCGGCGATAGCAATGCGAACGGCCAACGCCATCAAGAACGAACTCCACGGCGTTGTCTCCCTGGATCTGCAATCGGCTCTTGTCGGGTTCAGGCCCATGCCCGCCGATGGCATCCCCATCATTGGCTATCTTCCGCAGGTCGGCGGCGTCTACGTATGCGTCATGCACCCCGGCGTTACCCTGGCGGCGATTGTGGGCCGTCTTGCCTGTGAGGAAATCATCGGCGACAAGCCATCCCCTGCTCTCAACCCCTGCCGTCCGGATCGATTTTTTCAAGCTCAGTGA
- a CDS encoding methionine ABC transporter ATP-binding protein, which yields MIEFQDVHKTYRVAGRDIPALHPTSLTIENGQVFGLIGHSGAGKSTLLRLINRLEDSTGGKIIVDGEEVTALDASGLRRFRQQVGMIFQHFNLLASKTVADNVALPLTLAGELSRSEIDQRVAELLARVGLSDHARKYPAQLSGGQKQRVGIARALATKPKILLCDEATSALDPQTTASVLQLLAEINRELKLTIVLITHEMDVIRRVCDQVAVMDAGVIVEQGPVAEVFLHPKHPTTKRFVQEDEQIDESEQRDDFAHVPGRIVRLTFQGDATYAPLLGTVARETGVDYSILAGRIDRIKDTPYGQLTLAITGGDMEAAFARFTAADVHMEVLR from the coding sequence GTGATCGAGTTTCAAGACGTCCATAAAACCTACCGGGTCGCCGGTAGGGATATCCCCGCCCTGCATCCGACCAGTCTGACGATTGAGAACGGTCAGGTCTTCGGCCTGATTGGCCATTCCGGTGCGGGAAAAAGTACCCTGCTGCGCCTGATCAATCGCCTGGAGGATTCCACGGGCGGCAAGATCATCGTCGACGGCGAAGAAGTCACCGCCCTGGACGCCAGCGGCCTGCGCCGCTTCCGCCAGCAAGTCGGGATGATCTTCCAGCACTTCAATCTGCTGGCGTCCAAGACCGTGGCCGACAATGTGGCCCTGCCACTGACGCTGGCCGGCGAATTGTCCCGCAGCGAAATCGACCAACGCGTCGCCGAGCTGCTGGCGCGGGTAGGGCTGTCCGACCACGCCCGCAAATACCCGGCGCAACTGTCCGGCGGCCAGAAGCAGCGCGTCGGCATCGCCCGCGCCCTGGCGACCAAACCCAAGATCCTGCTATGCGACGAGGCCACCAGCGCCCTCGACCCGCAGACCACCGCCTCGGTGCTGCAACTGCTAGCGGAAATCAACCGCGAGCTGAAGCTGACCATCGTGCTGATCACCCATGAAATGGACGTGATCCGCCGCGTTTGCGATCAAGTAGCGGTAATGGACGCCGGTGTGATCGTCGAACAAGGCCCGGTGGCCGAAGTGTTCCTACATCCGAAGCACCCGACCACCAAGCGTTTCGTCCAGGAAGACGAGCAGATCGACGAAAGCGAACAGCGCGACGATTTCGCCCACGTGCCAGGGCGTATCGTGCGTCTGACGTTCCAGGGCGACGCGACCTACGCGCCGTTGCTCGGCACCGTCGCCCGGGAAACCGGGGTGGACTACAGCATCCTCGCCGGTCGTATCGACCGCATCAAAGACACCCCCTACGGGCAACTGACCCTCGCCATCACCGGCGGTGACATGGAGGCGGCGTTTGCCCGCTTCACCGCGGCCGATGTCCACATGGAGGTGCTGCGCTAA
- a CDS encoding lysozyme inhibitor LprI family protein: protein MIKSLLVGALLAMASASASAMSCDNPRNAYDRTYCASLKMVQSDQDINDQYKKTMSALNPEQKKKVKAAQIQWIKNRDSACSNDGLLYLDCANEKTEARIVILKAVERECRAAGCDDAKLSQVE from the coding sequence GTGATCAAGTCTTTGTTGGTTGGGGCATTGCTGGCAATGGCATCCGCATCGGCATCTGCGATGAGTTGCGATAACCCTAGAAACGCCTATGACAGAACCTATTGCGCGTCGCTGAAAATGGTTCAGTCGGATCAGGACATCAACGATCAATACAAGAAGACGATGAGTGCTCTGAACCCGGAGCAAAAGAAAAAGGTGAAAGCCGCTCAAATCCAGTGGATCAAAAATCGTGACAGCGCCTGTTCCAACGATGGCCTGCTCTACCTGGACTGTGCCAATGAGAAGACCGAGGCGCGTATCGTCATACTCAAGGCTGTCGAGCGCGAGTGCCGTGCTGCCGGTTGCGACGATGCCAAGCTGTCGCAAGTCGAGTAA
- a CDS encoding GGDEF domain-containing protein, with protein MGGPRSRNGQDFCIAEQVRTDRLQQLFRQSVSAVFGSYMAAIMLSWLCWDRFEHSIILWWLGILTASTLLRIAMFVAYFRSDESERTPQRWERRYWVTLVLSASIWGGGAFVVMPADDLLSQALVMLFTVGMSVSAVSCYSAYRDMTLASIGLVLFPCTVWLLFQPSPIQVGMALSILVFAAFAARATHKMSQALEVAFRLTREMEQANSISTRAAQTDELTGLKSRRAFFEHAQQLYDECKTNRLGLCAVMLDMDHFKHINDTYGHQVGDQVLREMGMVISSSFRATDIHGRLGGEEFAILLPNTSIEVATQIAERLIDTIAGLMIEPVHCITASLGVASTEACNKDLHSLMNDADKALYRAKALGRNRVAVA; from the coding sequence ATGGGTGGCCCAAGATCTCGCAATGGCCAGGATTTTTGCATAGCCGAGCAGGTGCGGACTGATCGATTGCAGCAACTGTTTCGCCAATCCGTTTCTGCGGTGTTCGGCAGTTACATGGCTGCCATCATGTTGAGTTGGCTGTGCTGGGATCGGTTTGAGCACAGCATCATTCTTTGGTGGCTGGGCATCCTGACCGCATCGACGCTGTTGCGTATCGCGATGTTCGTTGCCTATTTTCGCAGCGACGAAAGTGAGCGTACGCCTCAACGCTGGGAGCGCAGGTACTGGGTCACGTTGGTGCTATCCGCCAGCATCTGGGGCGGCGGGGCGTTTGTGGTCATGCCGGCGGACGATCTGTTGTCCCAAGCACTGGTCATGCTCTTTACCGTCGGAATGTCTGTCAGCGCGGTGTCCTGTTATTCGGCCTACCGCGATATGACGCTAGCCTCCATTGGCCTGGTGTTGTTTCCGTGTACCGTCTGGCTGCTGTTTCAACCGTCGCCGATTCAAGTCGGCATGGCCCTTTCGATCCTGGTGTTCGCCGCATTTGCTGCCCGCGCCACACACAAAATGTCCCAGGCCCTGGAAGTCGCCTTTCGTCTTACCCGTGAAATGGAACAGGCGAACAGCATTTCTACCCGCGCCGCACAAACCGATGAACTGACCGGCCTGAAGAGTCGGCGGGCTTTTTTCGAGCATGCCCAGCAGCTCTACGACGAATGCAAGACCAACCGGTTAGGGTTGTGCGCGGTCATGTTGGACATGGATCACTTCAAGCACATCAACGACACCTACGGCCATCAGGTCGGGGATCAGGTTTTGCGCGAGATGGGGATGGTCATCAGTTCGTCATTTCGGGCGACGGATATTCACGGCCGACTAGGTGGGGAAGAGTTCGCCATTCTGCTTCCTAACACTTCCATCGAAGTCGCCACCCAGATCGCAGAACGGCTCATTGATACGATTGCGGGTTTGATGATCGAGCCTGTCCACTGCATAACCGCCAGCCTTGGCGTCGCGTCGACGGAGGCCTGTAACAAGGACCTTCACAGCTTGATGAACGATGCGGATAAGGCCCTGTATCGGGCGAAGGCGCTGGGGCGCAATCGAGTGGCTGTTGCTTAG
- a CDS encoding DNA-3-methyladenine glycosylase I yields the protein MPRCFWCSDDPLYMAYHDQEWGTPLRDAQGLFELLLLEGFQAGLSWITVLRKREHYRKVLYGFDVQRVAQMSDAEIEDLMLDTGIIRNRLKLKAARRNAQAWLALEDPVAFLWSFVGGKPIINHFKDRSEVPAITPEALAMSKGLKKAGFTFVGPTICYALMQASGMVMDHTQDCDRYAELVNGG from the coding sequence ATGCCACGCTGCTTTTGGTGTTCTGACGATCCGTTGTACATGGCTTATCACGATCAGGAGTGGGGCACGCCGCTGCGCGATGCGCAGGGTTTGTTCGAGTTGCTTTTGCTCGAAGGGTTCCAGGCCGGGTTGTCCTGGATCACCGTTTTGCGCAAACGCGAGCACTACCGCAAAGTGCTGTACGGCTTTGATGTGCAGCGCGTGGCGCAGATGAGCGACGCCGAAATCGAAGACTTGATGCTCGACACCGGCATCATCCGCAACCGCCTCAAGCTCAAGGCCGCCCGTCGCAATGCCCAGGCCTGGCTCGCGCTGGAAGACCCGGTGGCGTTCCTCTGGTCGTTCGTGGGCGGCAAGCCCATCATCAACCATTTCAAAGACCGCAGCGAAGTGCCGGCCATCACGCCCGAGGCGCTGGCGATGAGCAAAGGCCTGAAAAAAGCCGGGTTCACCTTCGTCGGGCCGACCATCTGTTATGCGCTGATGCAGGCCTCGGGCATGGTCATGGACCACACCCAGGACTGCGACCGCTACGCCGAGTTGGTAAACGGCGGTTAG
- a CDS encoding MetQ/NlpA family ABC transporter substrate-binding protein: protein MKKLLVAFAAAAAFSAHAADTLTVAATPVPHAEILEFVKPALEKQGVDLKVKVFTDYIQPNVQVAEKRLDANFFQHQPYLDEFNKAKGTHLVSVAGVHLEPLGAYSSKYKALTELPGGANVVIPNDATNGGRALLLLAKAGVIKLKDSNNILSTTKDITENPKDLKFRELEAATIPRVLTQVDLALINTNYALEAKLDPSKDALVIEGSDSPYVNILVAREDDKDSEAMKKLVAALHTPEVKAFILEKYKGAVLPAF, encoded by the coding sequence ATGAAGAAACTACTGGTTGCCTTCGCTGCCGCCGCAGCGTTTTCCGCCCACGCCGCCGACACCCTGACCGTCGCGGCCACCCCGGTGCCGCACGCGGAAATCCTCGAATTCGTCAAACCGGCATTGGAAAAGCAAGGCGTAGACCTCAAGGTCAAAGTCTTCACCGACTACATCCAGCCCAACGTGCAGGTTGCGGAAAAGCGCCTGGACGCCAACTTCTTCCAGCACCAGCCGTACCTGGATGAGTTCAACAAGGCCAAGGGCACGCACCTGGTGAGCGTGGCCGGTGTGCACCTGGAACCCCTGGGCGCTTATTCCAGCAAGTACAAGGCACTTACCGAACTGCCGGGCGGTGCCAACGTAGTGATCCCGAACGACGCTACTAACGGTGGTCGTGCGCTGTTGCTGCTGGCGAAGGCTGGGGTGATCAAGTTGAAGGATTCGAACAACATCCTGTCGACGACCAAGGACATCACCGAGAATCCAAAAGATTTGAAGTTCCGCGAGCTGGAAGCGGCGACCATTCCGCGGGTGCTGACTCAGGTGGATCTGGCGTTGATTAACACCAACTATGCGTTGGAGGCCAAGCTTGATCCTTCCAAGGATGCGTTGGTGATTGAGGGTAGTGACTCGCCTTATGTGAACATTCTGGTTGCCCGTGAGGATGATAAGGACAGTGAGGCGATGAAGAAGCTGGTTGCGGCTTTGCATACGCCGGAGGTGAAGGCTTTTATTCTTGAGAAGTACAAAGGGGCGGTTTTGCCGGCGTTTTGA